Below is a genomic region from Pseudomonas extremaustralis.
CTGTTTCGGCGCCCGTTGGAGGTGTGGCTGGTACTGGATCGGGCATTGTTTCTTGCCGAGCATGGCTACCGGGTGGAGGTTGGCCGTTTCTGCGAGCCGACACTGACGCCGCGCAACCTGATGGTGCTTGCCGAGCGCGATTAAAGGGCAAAATTGTCGCACCCCAGCCTGTGGATAACTCTGTTGATGAATTCTTTACAGCGCCTGTCGCCGCCTGTCATACAGGCTAAAAGCCAGCTTGTTCATTTTTTGTTCACACCATAAACCACCCGTAAAACAGGCAGTTGCGCCGTGATGAGAATGGCTCCACCTGCGCCCTGCTCCGCGCCATCGGCGACCTGCCGATTGTGCATAAACATTTCGCGTTTCGCGCATAAAGCGCGGTTTAGCGAGGTTTTTTCCATGTGATCAACAACCGGCAGAGTCTATTGAGGTCGTCGCGGGCGGCACTCGCGGTCAGCTTATCCAACGGGTCCGTGGCAAAGGCCAGGGCTTCGCTGATCGATGGATCGCGATGCACGACGTCCAACGGGTTGTCGCCCAGGCGCAGTTTGAAGGCATTGACCATGTCCAGGCTGAACGCCGAGTTTTCTTCCAACTGATTGATCACATAGTGGCAATGTGGCGGGCGCTCACGCTCAAGATAAGGCGCCACCACCGCGTCCAATTGGTCAAGCGTGCCGAGACACGCGGCATTCGGCTGGACGACGACCAATACGCTATCGGCCACGCTCAACGCTTGATGCAGATAGACGTTATTGCCGGCGGGGGTGTCGATAAGCATGATCGCGCGCTCGTCCAACCCCAGGGTCGACAGGTGCTGTGCCAACCACTCCGGTTCGCGTGTGAGCCAATGCTGCAGGTGGTCCTTCTGCTTGATATCGGTGTGCCCGAAGGGGATCACGTGGCAGCCAGCAAACCCGGCTTGCAGGAGCGTCCCCCAGGGCGTGTCGAGCAGGCTCGCGCGGCCGACGCCCAAGAGTTCCGGGGCCACGCCGAAATGCTGGCGCAAGGCGTTTTGAGGGTCCAGATCCAGCGCCACCACCGACTGCCCCAAGCGCTGCAAGCCGCTGCTCAAGGCCGTGGCCAGGGTGCTGCGACCCACGCCGCCGTTGACCGAGACCAGCGCCACCACGGTTGGGCGCGGTGCGCTCAAGTCGTAATGATGCGGTTGTTCATAGGCTGCTGGCGCATGGGCGGAAAAGCGCGAACCGTCTTTCTGGTTGGCGCGGGTGCCATCATCGAATGGAAGGGTGCCAAAAAAGTGCAGCCGAGCGTTCCGTGCCGTGGGCTCCCGGGTCAGGCTCTTGCCGAACGGGGCAAACAGATCATCTGTACGGCTCATGGCCCTAGCTCCTTCACGGTGCCATTAAAGACGTCAAAGGTCGGCAAGATAAGGCTGACCGCAAGTCTCTTTGTCGGCGCGTTGGTTGCGACATTCTGTGGCAGCGACCCTGAGGTGTCATTATTTTGATGAAATTGCCACAACCCTTTCAGACGAGCGGAAAATAGCCAATTTACTGGCACTTAATTAGGGTAAATTGCTGCAATGTGATTTCATCGTGCCATTGTTTTTTACCCGGTATCACCGCACCATTGCCGCACCTTCAATGCTGCATGCTCGGGTAATCGCAGTGGCGATACGCTTTAACTTCCCTCGGTTTCTGTGCGGTCTGGCCATCACGCTGTTGCTGGGTGGCGGCCTGCTGGGCAATCTGCTCGCCGATTGGGATTTCAGCCAGATCAGCCGCCGCGCCGAGGCGCTTTACGGCCCCCTGGGCGCCGGGCGCCAGCGTATCGATGCCTGGCAACACCTGCTGGCGACACAAAAGCAGGTCAGCGAGACCGAACAACTCAATGTGGTCAACTTGTTCTTTAACCACCAGATGCACTACGAAGAAGATATCGACCTGTGGCATGAGATCGATTATTGGGCGACGCCCATTCAATCTCTGTGGAAAGGTGCCGGTGATTGTGAAGACTATGCCATCGCCAAATACTTCAGCCTGCGTCACTTGGGCGTCCCGGCCGAGAAGCTGCGCATAACCTACGTCAAGGCTTTGCGCCAGAATCGTGCGCATATGGTACTGACCTACTATGCAAGCCCGGAGGCCATGCCGTTGGTACTGGACAGCCTGATGGACCCCATTCTGCCGGCCAGTCAACGTCCGGATTTGCTGCCCGTCTATGCTTTCAACGGCGAAGGGTTGTGGCTGACCGGCGCGGCGGGCAACAAAAAAGTCGGTGATAGCAAGCGCCTGTCACGCTGGCAGGATGTCTTGAAGAAAATGACTGCCGAAGGGTTTCCGGCCAGTTCGGATAATTAACAGGAGCTACGATGTCACTGTTCAAACAATTGCTGATCGCTATCTGTGTGTTTCTAGTGGTTGCCTTCAGCGGTAGCTTCATCGTCAGCCTGGAAAGCTCGCGTGCGCAGTACGTCAACCAGTTGCGTTCCCACGCCCAGGATGCGGCCACCGCACTGGCGTTGTCGCTGACACCGAACATCGATGACCCGGCGATGACCGAGCTGATGGTCAGTTCGATTTTTGACAGTGGCTACTATGCAAGCATCCGCGTGGTGGACCTGAGTAATAACAAGGTGCTGGTGGAGCGTGCCGCCGAGCCTGATGCCAGCGGCGTGCCGGTCTGGTTCGTGAAAATGATCGGCCTCGCGCCGGCCGGCGGCGATGCCATCGTCAGTCGAGGCTGGCAGCAGGCGGCACGGGTCGAGGTGATCAGCCACCCGATGTTTGCCTTGGCCAAACTGTGGCAGAGCGCATTGGGCAGCCTGGGCTGGTTGCTGCTCTGCGGCGCCGTGAGTGCGGTGCTCGGCGCGCTGTTGCTGCGCCGTCAGTTGAAGCCGCTGGACTATATGGTCGAACAGTCCCACGCCATCGCGCGACGCGAGTTCATCAGTTTGCCCGACCTCCCCCGCACCCCCGAACTACGGCGCGTGGTGCAGGCCATGAACCAGATGGTCGAAAAGCTCAAGGCGTTGTTCACTGAACAGACCGAGCGCAGCGAGAAGCTGCGTGTGGAGTCCTACCAGGACAGCCTGACCGGGCTGGGGAACCGGCGTTATTTCGAGATGCAACTCAGCTCGCGGGTCAGCAACCTGGAAGAACCCAGTTCAGGCTACCTGCTGATCTTGCGGGTCAACGACCTCGCCGGCCTCAACCAGCGCCTGGGCGGGCAACGCACCGACCAACTGCTGCAAGCCGTCAGCCAGCAACTGGTGCGGACCTGCGCCAAGTACCCGAAAACCCAAAACCTGATCACCCGCAGCCGCGGCGGCGAATTCGCGGTGCTCGCCCCGGGCCTGGTGCGTCACGAAGCGGTGCAATTGGCCCAGACGCTGGAAACCACCCTGCACAGCCTGTACGAAACAGGCGCCACAGACATGCAAAACGTGGCCTACATCGGCCTCGCGCCCTACAACCCCGGCGATGCCTCGGCAGACCTGTTGATGCAGGCCGACCAGGCCCTGGCCCAGGCTGAAGCCGGTAGCGGCCAAACCTGGGTATGCCTGGAGCGCCAGACCCAGGGCACCGTCAGCGACGATCCGCATAACTGGCACACCCTGCTCGACGAGGCCCTGAATCAGGGGCGCTTCCGCTTGTTTTTCCAACCGGTGGTCCGTAGCGGCGATACCCGTCAGGTGCTGCACTACAAGGTACTGTCGCGCCTGCTCGACAACCAGGACCAGACCATTGCGGCGGGGCACTTCCTGCCCTGGCTGGAGCGCTTCGGCTGGACCGCACGCCTTGACCAATTGATGCTCGACCTGGTGATCAAACACCTGACACAGCACAACCAATCGGTGGCGTTCAACCTCTCGGCGACGACCTTGAATGACCCACAAGCCCTGGAGCGGATGTTCGAGCGATTGGCGCAACACCCAACACTCGGTACGCGCCTGACGCTGGAGATCGGCGAAGAGCAAGTGCCTGAGCAAGACCAACTGGAGCGTCTCACCCGACGCATGCGCAGCTTGGGATACAGCCTTGGCCTGCAGCGTTTCGGCGGGCGTTTCAGCATGATCGGCAACCTGGCGAACCTGGGCCTGGCGTACCTCAAAATCGACGGCAGCTACATCCGTGCCATTGATCAGGAAAGCCACAAGCGCATTTTTATCGAGGCGATCCAGCGTGCCGCCCACAGCATCGATCTGCCGTTGATTGCAGAACGCGTGGAAACCGAAGGTGAGTTGCGCGTGATTCGCGAGATGGGTATCGAAGGGGTGCAAGGTCAACTGGTCGGTGAACCAGCGCCATGGAAGTAGAGCGTCGAGTCATCATGCCTGCTTGACGCTCATGCCGTGAAAGAGGTGCGTGGGCCTCAGATCAAACCGCTTTCATCGTCATTGATCAGCTCACTCAACCCGCCCAGCGCCGTCCGTGCCTGGGTACGCTCTATCACCTTGACCTGCGCGGCGGGCGGCAGGTCAGTGATGCGGATCACGCCCTTAGAAGTCAGCACCTGGATCAAGTCATCGAGCACTCGAATCATCTCGGAGTCGCTCTGTTGTAGCTGCTTGAGGCTGCTAGCGATGGCGAACCATGTCTGAATGTCCGGGTGGTCCGCCGGGAGGGTTCCGGTGGCTTCGGCGAAAGTCTGCGACTCGACGCGAACCAAAGCGTTGTGTTGATCGCGTTGCACATAGAACATCAGCGTTCTCCCAATAAAAAATCCCTGCAGGCGCCGCACCCGGCGCCTACAGAGATTACACACATTTTCCCGAAGCTGATGCCCACGGAGCACCAATCCCGAAAGATTGGCGCTCCAGGGTGATCAGTCGTGATGCTTGACGGTCAGATCACCACCAGCGATCAGGCTGTTGATCGCAGCACTGCCAGTGCCCCAGTTGACGCCATCGACCTTGATCGTCACATCGGCCGTACCGCCACCTTGCGCCGTGAACGAACCGCTGCTGCTGACACTCAGCGTCGAGTTGCCCGCCGAGTCGGTGTTCAACTTCAGGTAACTGGCCAGGTTGGTGTCGGTATTGCCTTGCAGCAAATCGGACAGGTCCAACTTATCGCCTTCACTGTGCTTGAAGTCGGTGATGGTATCGACGCCAGTCCCGGTGTTGGTATCCCCTTTGAGCCACACGAAGGTATCCGCCCCCGCGCCGCCGGTGAGGGTGTCGTTGCCCTTGCCGCCCACCAGGATGTCGTTACCCGCCCCGCCGTTGAGCACATCGTTACCGCCTTGGCCGAACAGAATGTCGTTGCCGGCGTTGCCGATCAGGTTGTCAGCACCGTCGTTGGTACCGTAGATGTTCGACGCGCTGGCCAAGGCACCCACATCAGCGACGTGCTCGGTGATGAACTGGTGCAAGGTACGGTCGTCGATGTGATCGACGGTCGTGGCCAGTTTGTCGGCCGCGAACGCCTTGAGTGCAGCACTGCCTTCAAGGTTGTTGTAGCTGATCAGGTCGCCGAACAGTATGTCGTTACCCGAACCACCGGAGAGGGTGTCGGCGCCGGTATCGGCCGCGTGACCAGTGATGGCATCCGCCAGCTTCGCGGTGTCGATCGTGGCGACGGTATGATCGGTATCAAACTGTTTGAGCACAGTGCTATCAATGTCTGAACCCAGACCGATAGCCTCGACGACAACCTTGCCTGGAACCGCGTTGACCAGATCGGAGTAGGCCGACTGGGCGTTGCTCATGGCAATGGTGGAGTTGTTATAGACCGACGCGACGTCAAAACCGCCGCTGCTGTTGGCCACCACGTCGCCTTCGTAGGTTTGATAGCCACGACTGTCGTAGGAATAGACATGGCCGGCGCCATCGACAATCACCTGAGACTTACCATTGATGATCGCGGTGACCGAGGTGGTCTGACCCAAGACGTAATTGGAGTTCTTGACGACGCTGTCAAAGTAAACAGACGAGCCATTCCGACTGCTCGAGCCCAGGTATGGGTTGCCATCAACGGCGGTGTACATGTTCGGCGCACCGTCGGTAATGAAGTACGCCAGGTTTTTTGCACCCACGTTGCTCGTGGCGTCGCTGCTCTTGAACCAATTGGTGGCGGCGCTGAACGCATCCTGGTAGTTGGTCATGTCGTTCCAGTTTGACGACATCTGAGTCAATACAGCCTGCAAGGCAGCCTTAGCAGCGACCGGGTCGGCGAGGTTGACCGAGACTTGCGCTTCAACCCGAGTATCGAAGTCGACCAGCAGTACCTTCACAACACCCGAGTCGCTTTTACCGGCATTGCTGATCAAGGTATCGAACACGGTCGCAAGCTGTGTCTTGATCGACGTCATCGCACTGCTGCCGATACTGCCCGAGGTATCGACGATGAAGGCAATGTTGTAGTTGCTGCCCGCAGTGACGATACCGCCTTTGTCACCGACCACCACGTTGTTGGCCGAGGAACTGCTCAGGTCGATGACATCGGCAGCGCCGCCGCCTTCAGTCACCACATAAGTCTGTGGCGTAACGGTAATGGTGCTGGTCGCCACCGACGAACTCAGGCTGTCAGCGCCTTCGTTGTCCTTCACCGAGATCTCGACGGTGCGATCACCCGTGGTCGGATACTTGCTGGTGCTGGAGTACTGGAACGACTCGAGCAACGACTTGTAGGTGGCCGTGTCAGCCGCGCCCGACAGGGTCAGGACGATTTTGCCACTGACGTCGGTGCCGACGCTGGTCAGGGTGACGCCTTTGTAAGTACCGCCCACTGTCACCAGGCTCGAACTGAGCTGGTCGCCCGCGCTGGCGTTTTTCAAGGTGATGGTCGCGCTTTGCATCTGGCTGCTGTCGACGTCACCGATGGCTACGTTGCCGGTGATCGCGACCCCACCGGCACTGCGCTCGGAGTAGGCCGTGCTGTAGCTGGTGAGGACAGAACCGTCTGCGGTGCTCAGGTCCAGGATTGGAGCGTCGTTGACCGAGGTCACGGTGATAGTGCCGTTGGCCGGAGCCGAGGTCAGCGGGTTGCTGCCGTCAGCGTTGCCGCTATCGGTGGCGGTGTAGGTGAAGTTCGCCGTGCCGTTGAAGTTCGCGCTCGGTTTGAAGTACACGGTGGCTTCGCCGTTGACCGCATCGATCGAGCCAGTTACTGGCTTGGTCATGGCGGCATCGGTGTAGAAGGTGCCGTTGGTTGGCGCGCCGACGGTGAAGGATTTCACGTTCGCCAGGCCATCCACGTCGGTCGCGCTCAGCTTGACGGCGATACCTACGGTTGGGTCTTCAGCACCGGTCGCGGTGGTGGCCGCAGCCACTGGCGCGTCGTTGACCGGGGTCACGGTGATGGTGCCGTTGGCTGGGCTCGAGGTCAGTACGTTGCTGCCGTCAGCGTTGCCGCTGTCGGTGGCGGTGTAGGTGAAGTTCGCCGTGCCGTTGAAGTTCGCGCTCGGTTTGAAGTACACGGTGGCTTCACCGTTGACCGCGGTGATCGAGCCAGTTACTGGCTTGGTCATCGCCGCATCGGAGTAGAACGTGCCGTTGGTTGGCGCGCCGACGGTGAAGGATTTCACGTTCGCCAGGCCATCCACGTCGGTCGCGCTCAGCTTGACGGCGATACCTACGGTTGGGTCTTCAGCACCGGTCGCGGTGGTGGCCGCAGCCACTGGCGCGTCGTTGACCGGGGTCACGGTGATGGTGCCGTTGGCTGGGCTCGAGGTCAGTACGTTGCTGCCGTCAGCGTTGCCGCTGTCGGTGGCGGTGTAAGTGAAGTTCGCCGTGCCGTTGAAGTTCGCGCTCGGTTTGAAGTACACGGTGGCTTCGCCGTTGACCGCATCGATCGAGCCAGTTACTGGCTTGGTCATGGCGGCATCGGTGTAGAAGGTGCCGTTGGTTGGCGCGCCGACGGTGAAGGATTTCACGTTCGCCAGGCCGTCTACGTCGGTCGCG
It encodes:
- the bcsQ gene encoding cellulose biosynthesis protein BcsQ; amino-acid sequence: MSRTDDLFAPFGKSLTREPTARNARLHFFGTLPFDDGTRANQKDGSRFSAHAPAAYEQPHHYDLSAPRPTVVALVSVNGGVGRSTLATALSSGLQRLGQSVVALDLDPQNALRQHFGVAPELLGVGRASLLDTPWGTLLQAGFAGCHVIPFGHTDIKQKDHLQHWLTREPEWLAQHLSTLGLDERAIMLIDTPAGNNVYLHQALSVADSVLVVVQPNAACLGTLDQLDAVVAPYLERERPPHCHYVINQLEENSAFSLDMVNAFKLRLGDNPLDVVHRDPSISEALAFATDPLDKLTASAARDDLNRLCRLLITWKKPR
- the lapG gene encoding cysteine protease LapG, with product MAIRFNFPRFLCGLAITLLLGGGLLGNLLADWDFSQISRRAEALYGPLGAGRQRIDAWQHLLATQKQVSETEQLNVVNLFFNHQMHYEEDIDLWHEIDYWATPIQSLWKGAGDCEDYAIAKYFSLRHLGVPAEKLRITYVKALRQNRAHMVLTYYASPEAMPLVLDSLMDPILPASQRPDLLPVYAFNGEGLWLTGAAGNKKVGDSKRLSRWQDVLKKMTAEGFPASSDN
- the lapD gene encoding cyclic di-GMP receptor LapD translates to MSLFKQLLIAICVFLVVAFSGSFIVSLESSRAQYVNQLRSHAQDAATALALSLTPNIDDPAMTELMVSSIFDSGYYASIRVVDLSNNKVLVERAAEPDASGVPVWFVKMIGLAPAGGDAIVSRGWQQAARVEVISHPMFALAKLWQSALGSLGWLLLCGAVSAVLGALLLRRQLKPLDYMVEQSHAIARREFISLPDLPRTPELRRVVQAMNQMVEKLKALFTEQTERSEKLRVESYQDSLTGLGNRRYFEMQLSSRVSNLEEPSSGYLLILRVNDLAGLNQRLGGQRTDQLLQAVSQQLVRTCAKYPKTQNLITRSRGGEFAVLAPGLVRHEAVQLAQTLETTLHSLYETGATDMQNVAYIGLAPYNPGDASADLLMQADQALAQAEAGSGQTWVCLERQTQGTVSDDPHNWHTLLDEALNQGRFRLFFQPVVRSGDTRQVLHYKVLSRLLDNQDQTIAAGHFLPWLERFGWTARLDQLMLDLVIKHLTQHNQSVAFNLSATTLNDPQALERMFERLAQHPTLGTRLTLEIGEEQVPEQDQLERLTRRMRSLGYSLGLQRFGGRFSMIGNLANLGLAYLKIDGSYIRAIDQESHKRIFIEAIQRAAHSIDLPLIAERVETEGELRVIREMGIEGVQGQLVGEPAPWK